AGACAATGGCAATAAGGCTGTTGTCCATTTATCTTTCAATGAATCACCATATGTTTCAAGCCAGATGCTGGTTCCAAGAGAATTGAGTTTTAGTAAAAAGGGATTAAAAAGGTTATCTTGATTCAGTGTTCCATATGTACCAGTAATTGCCAAATTTCTATTTGTAGTTTGTACTATTTTGTATGGATCAATATAATTATCTGAAGTATGATACTGTGTCCATACAATATCCCCATTTTTATTAGTTTTAATCACGCAAGTCTCAATATTCGAGAATAGGTATAGACGAAATGCCGACACAAAGACGAATCCGCTGTCATAAGTTTGACATACTGATCTACCCTCAAGTTCATATCCGTTGTTGATTCTTTTTCGCCATTCGACATTTCCTGTACTATCCAGTTTTCTAAGATTTACATCACATCCATTATCACTTGTGTCTATCACCACGCTTAATAATATATATCCCTTATCAAAAGTCGGTTGTATATCCACCGCATACTCTGAGGTATCTTCCTCATAAATATGCGTCCATTCCAATTCTGAAAAAGATTTAGCGGAAAGATAGCTGGCCGATTCTGCCATGAGGTTATTTGCGGAGAAAAATACAAGTAAAAGCGTTACAAGGAAAATTGCCAAAAAGCGAAGTTGTCTGCCCAGGTTGAGAGTCACAATTTTTCCAAAAAAATCACATGAATTCATCGTGATTCTCCTTTGAGATTAAATTGTCAATAATAAATATCGGATGAAGGAACATATTAATTTTAAACACCTCCTTTCCTTAAAATAATAGTAGATGTAGATATCGACAATATTGGGAATCGTGGTTTGATTTTAAGTGTTGTTTTCTTTTAACCTGAAAGTATTAAACACCCAATATCCTAAGGATGAAAGTTATATACTAATCTTGCGTGGTGTTGCGTCAAAGATGCTTTATAAAAACTATATACAATCAATAGCGTCCAGTTAATTTTGTCAAGGGGCAATGAGCATTTCATTTCCGCCATTTTTTTATTTTCGTGCGGACAAATAGCCCGGCTATGTATTTTGCGTTAAAGTAAAAGGGAGAGTTGGGGTTATGGATGAGTGGACCAAGTCTACGCAATATTGTCAACGGATTAAGGAAATTTTGCACGAATTAGGCGGAAAAGCGTCTTAATATATGGGAAACTGTAAAAAAACAGTTGTCAGAGAAGTGGTTTTTGGTTATAATTACTGGCTGAAATAGGACTTTAGCTGTTGAGGAGTGATAAATAAAATGAAAAAGTTGGTATTATTACTTTTGGTTGCCTTTGCCATTCTGGCCAGTTGCGCTAAAGATATTATTATTGCCCAGCAAAGTGAACTAAGAGGTGCGTATACGGGGTTATATAAATACGTTATAAATTACGAAGTCGGCGGAATATCCCCTATAACATCCGAGCAATATGTTGACTGGACATTTACTGATCAGAAATTTTACTGTAATGTAAACGATTCAATTAACAACCAATGGCTGTGCAATGTCTCCGGGAATTATAAGCTTGAAAATGTACTGGTATTCTCCGATACCCTTCTCGGAGCTCAGACCTGTGACAGGGACCGTGTTCCAATAGGGAACTTCCAGTTAATTCGCTATCAGGACAATGAGGGGAAAATAGACTCATTGAAAATAACTCAGGAAGACTTTGCGGACCATATTGCAAAACTCTTGATGCTTTATCCTTCTGATTAATAATTGGGGCAGGTTTTGTCTCCGCTGAAGTGGAGGCTTTTTTTTCTTGAATGAGGGAATTTGTTATGTCTTTAAAGAACTGTTTCATCTGGCTTTCTGCCTCGTTTATACTCCTCACTACAGCGATGGCCTTTATATTCGGCTGCAGCAGTAATGATAAAAGCACGTCGCCGGTTGAATTTACTTATCCGCATACATACACCGGAACATATAAAGCTGTCGAAAATTGGATGACGGCCGACTCTATTTGGACATATTGCAATGCGACTTTTATATTTGCCAAAGATCATATCTTTACAATTGTGATCGATACCGCCAGTTGTGAAGGCGATTTCAACCCATGCAGCGCCCAGGGCAATTATTCATTCTCCGGAGACAGCCTGTTTATCGAGATAACCAATGAGAATTACAGAAGTGAATTGTGTTCAGTGGAATATGGAAGCGCCTATACCGGCTATAGATATATAATCGACGGCGACTATATTGTATTCGAATCCCGAGGCAACAAATACCGCAAAATCGAGTTTAAAGGCCGATAAATCTTTTTCTTCAACAATCCTTTTTTTCAATTTTTACTGACAGCCCTTGTCAGTGACTCTTCTTAATATATCTCAAGGACGCAGAAAGTCATCCGCTTTGGGGGCGCCGAGGTGGCCTTATATGCCGGTTAAATGGGCGCATAGGAGGCCATGTAATGCCAGTCATTAAAGAGGCGAGGAGGGGAATATGCTTGCCAAGGTTTATTCGGCTGCGACGCTTGGGGTCAACGCCTATTTGGTGGAAGTCGAAGCCGATATACAGCAGCAGCTTCCGCTGTTCATCACGGTCGGATTGCCGGATGGGGCGGTGCGCGAATCCAAGGAACGGGTGACAGCGGCCATCAAGAATTCCGATTTTGTTTTTCCAGCCAAGAAAATAACCATCAATCTGGCCCCGGCCGATATTCGCAAAGAGGGGTCGGCTTTCGATTTACCGATGGCGGCCGGGATTCTGGCCGCGACCGGGCAGATACTCAGGGAAAGTTTTGCTGATTATGTTCTTCTGGGGGAACTGTCGCTCGACGGGGCGGTACGGCCGGTGCCGGGAGTGCTGCCGATGGCGATGCATGTGCAGGACGCCGATGGGGTGAAAGGGATTATTGTTCCGAAGGAAAATGCTCCTGAAGCGGCCATGGCCGAGAACCTGAAAGTGTACCCGGTGACAACACTCAAAGAGGCAGTCCATTTTCTGGAGGATGAAAGCAGTCTCAAGCCGTATGAGCTGGATATCAGTTCGGTTTTTTCGTCTTCGCGGAAGTATGATGTCGATTTTTGTGATGTCAAGGGCCAGGAATCGACCAAACGGGCGCTTGAGGTGGCCGCGGCGGGCGGGCATAACATTATCATGGTCGGCCCGCCCGGCTCCGGCAAAACCATGCTGGCCCGGCGCCTGCCGACCATACTGCCCGATATTACTATCCCCGAGGCATTGGAGACGACCAAGATTCATTCGGTGGCGGGGCTTCTCTCGAACAACACGGCGCTGATTGCGACGCGGCCGTTCCGGGCGCCGCATCATACTGTCTCGGATGCCGGATTGATCGGCGGCGGGAGGATTCCCAAGCCGGGTGAGGTTTCGCTGGCGCACCACGGGGTCCTGTTTCTCGATGAGATTGCGGAGTTCCACAAGGATGTCCTGGAGGTGCTTCGCCAGCCCATGGAAGACGGTCAGGTGACGCTGTCGCGGGCGACCATGTCACTCACCTATCCGGCGTCGTTTATGCTTGCGGCGGCGATGAACCCGTGCCCGTGCGGCTATTTCGGCGACAATTCGCATGAGTGTAATTGTACGTCGGCCGCCATTCAACGGTACATGTCGCGCATTTCGGGACCGTTACTTGATCGCATCGATATTCATATCACGGTGCCGTCGGTGAAGTTCAAGGAATTGTCATCGGATGCCTGCGGCGAGAAATCGATTGTTATTCGGGAACGGGTCAACGCCGCCCGCAAACGCCAGCAGGAGCGGTTCAGAAACGAGAAAAAGATTTTTTGCAATGCGCATATGCAGTCGAAGGATATTCGGAATTTCTGCAAAATCGACGAGAAATCCAAATCGCTCTTGAATCTGGCCATCACCAAACAGGGGCTCTCCGCGAGGGCGTACGACCGGATTTTGAAAGTGTCCCGAACCATCGCCGACCTGGAGAATAATGAAAATATCGAAACGACCCATATCGCGGAAGCAATCCACTATCGTTCGCTTGACAGAAATTTATGGCTGTAGAGGGTTACAGGCT
The sequence above is drawn from the candidate division Zixibacteria bacterium HGW-Zixibacteria-1 genome and encodes:
- a CDS encoding magnesium chelatase → MLAKVYSAATLGVNAYLVEVEADIQQQLPLFITVGLPDGAVRESKERVTAAIKNSDFVFPAKKITINLAPADIRKEGSAFDLPMAAGILAATGQILRESFADYVLLGELSLDGAVRPVPGVLPMAMHVQDADGVKGIIVPKENAPEAAMAENLKVYPVTTLKEAVHFLEDESSLKPYELDISSVFSSSRKYDVDFCDVKGQESTKRALEVAAAGGHNIIMVGPPGSGKTMLARRLPTILPDITIPEALETTKIHSVAGLLSNNTALIATRPFRAPHHTVSDAGLIGGGRIPKPGEVSLAHHGVLFLDEIAEFHKDVLEVLRQPMEDGQVTLSRATMSLTYPASFMLAAAMNPCPCGYFGDNSHECNCTSAAIQRYMSRISGPLLDRIDIHITVPSVKFKELSSDACGEKSIVIRERVNAARKRQQERFRNEKKIFCNAHMQSKDIRNFCKIDEKSKSLLNLAITKQGLSARAYDRILKVSRTIADLENNENIETTHIAEAIHYRSLDRNLWL